The Hypomesus transpacificus isolate Combined female chromosome 3, fHypTra1, whole genome shotgun sequence genome has a window encoding:
- the LOC124484609 gene encoding pleckstrin homology domain-containing family G member 3 isoform X2, translating to MPEGSSSTISLAPMGEESPQPCPPLPLRDHEQESRAFSGSYSRLCSELSEGQAERPVSLVSTLSSCSSRDSHGLYDSTGPLLSSSLLPPASQDVNLELSPPEGAREPTSPRAEWQDRCPTRTQTNNKVANRKAAAPQTPPSPSVKETMAPNTKLTYVDRVVMEIIETERTYVRDLRSIVEDYLAHIIDVGTLPIRPEQVCALFGNIQDIYEFNSELLQYLDMCENDPVAVARCFVDKSEYFDIYTQYCTNYPNSVAALTECMRSKTLAKFFRDRQACLNLSLPLGSYLLKPVQRILKYHLLLQEIAKHSDPEEDGCEVVQDAIDTMTGVAWYINDMKRKHEHAVRLQEIQSLLINWKGPDLTTYGELVLEGSFHVHRAKNTRTLFLFHKMLLITKKRGEHYVYKNHISCSTLMLLDSAKDPLLFSVIHFKYPKQPHTVQAKTVEEKRVWAHHIKRLILENHHTIVPQKAKEAILEIDSISPWKSRYSPEGLKKAVSCHPQELPSGARPGRRRSEPSKQLKRTTKAILKHSDSTGDLLGGRLSLQPTAAVTALGSSPGEAEDERPSGKEDTKEPGLEGGDSENRSPSGIDPRASNLPCERGLEREQEDEREQEDVLLEDDQVSEEAPPLRSLAQQAERGGQGSKVTSQRSTPAASPPLPLRQPEAEPPESQEASREDEEEESDSSALQLDTSNSSTVTIGELSEEEGAGMGRIRPSCVDQASSARCPSSPSCVDQASSEHCPSSPSCVDQASSAHCPSSPSCVDQASSAHCPSSPSSSSLVPEDLISPACPSPPLGSSSVPSLSTDLHEKSGPGLTPAPGRTPVAPPEVERRSTLSKQDRLLIHKIRRYYEHAEHEDASFSIKRRESLSYIPRGLVRHLSSQLDSPQDALLPQRNASTHTRPTSWAVFDLPGLEPDSMHGSQNISRAPPGVEEFRPASEMLHVWQDMELEEKGTEGGKGRQTEETLSPPGPHRLQRNNQEEPLSILEESDGGSVSEEASSPSITPSPAREDRPGLDPCPGRPPWTRERVRLARAPLPRIISLRSGVEEDMILQDMEKMKNKVFKLARQYSQRIKNNRPVVRQRNREVESMGSSKNLSAVYEEKDQNRDRGKPKLMLSLTCYDQVIIQELPSPSPSQSLSFGASSRVTSPCPPLTTSPQTPAQAFHWPDISELRSLYTPTSRLGPGAGPPSPVTRSCLAPEDALGSCSDGFRSSWGSTDCSESCEGSTDSLRGTSDWPGTRLDMACEGGSPVGGQQPQDQPQLCRWSSVDSKPLHEMQNLPDPMRSCYVAGNLILPNEHKVIIVERVPGGRAGDGGMQGAEDGGMQGGEDGGCPEKEELEEVEGFHRAALDCTNTSMLTSGRKTQNRLVKNLRERFQSLNS from the exons ATGCCAGagggctcctcctccaccatctctcTGGCCCCCATGGGAGAAG AATCACCTCAGCCATGcccgcccctccctctcagggACCATGAGCAGGAGTCGAGGGCCTTCTCAGGGTCCTACAGCCGGCTGTGTTCGGAGCTGTCAGAGGGCCAGGCCGAGCGTCCAGTGAGCCTGGTGTCCACACTGTCGTCCTGCTCATCCAGGGACAGCCACGGCCTGTACGACAGCACCGGCcccctgctgtcctcctctctcctgcccccggCCAGCCAGGACGTCAATCTGGAGCTGAGCCCACCAGAGGGGGCCAGGGAGCCTACCAGCCCCAGGGCAGAGTGGCAGGACCGCTGTCCAACCAGGACCCAGACAAACAACAAGGTGGCCAATAGGAAGGCCGCCGCACCCCAGACTCCGCCCTCACCCTCAGTCAAGGAAACCATGGCACCCAACACCAAGCTCACCTACGTGGACCGCGTCGTCATGGAGATCATCGAGACCGAGCGCACGTATGTCCGGGACCTGCGCAGCATCGTGGAG GACTACCTCGCTCACATCATCGATGTTGGCACTCTGCCCATCCGACCAGAGCAGGTGTGCGCCCTGTTTGGAAACATCCAGGATATCTATGAGTTTAACAG TGAGCTGCTACAGTATCTGGACATGTGTGAGAACGACCCTGTGGCTGTGGCCAGGTGCTTCGTAGACAAg AGCGAGTACTTTGACATCTACACACAGTACTGCACTAACTACCCCAA CTCAGTGGCAGCTCTGACAGAGTGCATGAGGAGCAAGACTCTGGCCAAGTTCTTCAGGGACAGACAGGCGTGTCTGAATCTGTCTCTCCCGCTGGGTTCATACCTCCTTAAACCTGTCCAGCGGATCCTCAAGTATCACTTGCTGCTGCAG GAGATCGCCAAGCACTCTGACCCAGAGGAGGACGGCTGCGAGGTGGTCCAGGATGCCATCGACACCATGACGGGCGTGGCCTGGTACATCAACGACATGAAGAGGAAACACGAGCATGCCGTCAGGCTGCAG gagatcCAGTCCCTGCTGATTAACTGGAAGGGTCCTGACCTCACCACGTACGGGGAGCTGGTGCTGGAGGGGAGCTTCCACGTCCACCGGGCCAAGAACACACGgaccctcttcctgttccacaaGATGCTCCTCATCACCAAGAAGAGGGGCGAGCACTACGTCTACAAGAACCACATCTCA tgCTCCACCCTGATGCTGCTGGACAGTGCCAAGGACCCTCTTCTGTTCAGCGTCATCCACTTCAAGTACCCCAAACAGCCCCACACCGTGCAG gccaAGACGGTGGAGGAGAAGCGTGTTTGGGCTCATCATATCAAGAGGCTCATCTTGGAGAACCACCACACCATTGTTCCTCAGAAG GCGAAAGAGGCCATCCTGGAAATTGACTCAATTT ctccGTGGAAGAGCCGCTACAGTCCTGAGGGACTGAAGAAGGCtgtctcctgccaccctcaagagcTACCCTCTGGAGCCCGGCCCGGACGCAGGagatcag AACCTTCCAAACAGCTTAAAAGGACAACGAAAG CCATTTTGAAG CACTCAGACAGCACAGGTGATCTCCTGGGGGGCAGgctctccctgcagcccacTGCTGCTGTCACAGCCCTGGGCAGCAGCCCAGGCGAGGCTGAGGATGAGAGGCCTAGTGGGAAGGAAGACACAAAGGAACCaggcctggaggggggggactcTGAGAATAGGAGTCCCTCTGGCATAGACCCCAGAGCAAGCAACTTGCCCTGTGAGAGGGGtctggagagggagcaggaggatgagagggagcaggaggatgtTCTTCTGGAGGATGACCAG GTGTCTGAAGAAGCTCCGCCCCTTCGCAGCCTCGCTCAGCAGGCCGAGCGTGGAGGACAGGGTAGCAAGGTCACGTCTCAACGCTCCACCccggctgcctctcctcccctgcctctgagGCAGCCTGAAGCTGAACCCCCAGAGAGTCAGGAGGCATCTAgagaggacgaggaagaggagagcgaCTCTTCAGCTCTCCAGCTGGACACCAGCAACAGCAGCACCGTGACGATCGGAGAGCtctcagaggaggagggagccggGATGGGACGCATCCGGCCCTCCTGTGTGGACCAGGCCAGCTCCGCACGCTGTCCCAGCAGCCCCTCCTGTGTGGACCAGGCCAGCTCCGAACACTGTCCCAGCAGCCCCTCCTGTGTGGACCAGGCCAGCTCCGCACACTGTCCCAGCAGCCCCTCCTGTGTGGACCAGGCCAGCTCCGCACACTGTCCCAGCAGcccctccagctccagcctGGTCCCCGAGGACCTCATCTCCCCAgcctgcccctcacccccgcTGGGCAGCAGCAGTGTCCCCTCCCTCAGCACAGACCTCCATGAGAAGTCTGGACCTGGCCTGACGCCAGCTCCTGGAAGGACCCCTGTTGCCCCGCCGGAGGTGGAACGGCGCTCCACTCTCTCCAAACAGGACCGGCTGCTCATCCACAAGATCAGGAGGTACTACGAACACGCCGAGCACGAGGACGCCAGCTTCAGCATCAAGCGCAGGGAGAGTCTGTCCTACATCCCCCGGGGCCTGGTGAGACACCTGAGCAGCCAGCTGGACAGCCCCCAGGACGCCCTGCTCCCGCAGAGGAACGCCTCCACTCACACCCGGCCCACATCCTGGGCTGTGTTTGACCTGCCGGGCCTGGAGCCAGACAGCATGCACGGCTCTCAGAACATCAGCCGTGCTCCTCCTGGTGTGGAGGAGTTCAGGCCGGCCTCTGAGATGCTCCATGTGTGGCAAGacatggagctggaggagaaggggacggAGGGTGGGAAGGGCCGGCAGACTGAGGAGACCCTGTCCCCTCCTGGTCCCCACCGGCTCCAGAGGAACAACCAGGAGGAACCTCTGAGTATCCTGGAGGAATCGGACGGAGGCTCAGTCTCAGAGGAGGCCTCCTCTCCGTCCATCACACCCTCCCCAGCCAGGGAGGACCGCCCTGGGCTCGACCCGTGCCCAGGCAGGCCCCCCTGGaccagggagagggtgaggctgGCCCGGGCTCCTCTGCCCAGGATCATCAGCCTCCGGTCGGGCGTGGAAGAGGACATGATCCTGCAAGACATGGAGAAGATGAAGAACAAGGTGTTCAAGCTGGCTCGACAGTACAGCCAGCGCATCAAGAACAACAGGCCAGTGGTGAggcagaggaacagggaggtggagagcaTGGGCTCCTCCAAAAACCTGTCTGCCGTCTACGAGGAGAAGGACCAAAACAGAGACAGGG GTAAACCTAAGCTGATGCTGTCACTGACCTGCTATGACCAGGTCATCATCCAGGAGCTTCCTTCTCCCAGCCCATCCCAGTCCCTCAGTTTCGGTGCTAGCTCTCGTGTCACGTCCCCCTGCCCACCCCTAACCACCAGCCCCCAGACCCCAGCGCAGGCCTTCCACTGGCCTGACATCAGCGAGCTGCGCTCCCTCtacacccccacctccaggcTGGGTCCTGGGGCTGGGCCCCCCTCCCCGGTCACCCGAAGCTGCCTGGCTCCAGAGGACGCGCTGGGGAGCTGCAGCGATGGGTTCAGGTCCTCCTGGGGATCCACTGACTGCTCTGAGAGCTGTGAAGGCTCCACAGATTCCCTCAGAGGGACGTCCGACTGGCCAGGCACCAGGCTGGACATGGCCTGTGAGGGGGGGAGTCCTGTCGGGGGACAACAGCCCCAGGACCAGCCTCAACTTTGCAGGTGGAGCTCTGTGGACTCCAAGCCACTCCATGAGATGCAGAATCTTCCGGACCCCATGAGAAGCTGTTATGTAGCTGGCAATCTCATCCTTCCCAACGAACACAAGGTGATCATAGTGGAGAGGGTTCCTGGGGGAagagcaggagatggagggatgcagggagcagaagatggagggatgcagggaggagaagatggagggtgTCCAGAGAAGGAGGAGCTTGAGGAGGTGGAAGGCTTCCACAGGGCAGCGCTGGACTGCACCAACACGTCCATGTTGACTTCAGGGAGGAAGACACAGAACCGTCTGGTGAAGAACTTACGAGAGAGGTTCCAGAGTTTGAACTCCTAA
- the LOC124484609 gene encoding pleckstrin homology domain-containing family G member 3 isoform X1, which produces MPEGSSSTISLAPMGEESPQPCPPLPLRDHEQESRAFSGSYSRLCSELSEGQAERPVSLVSTLSSCSSRDSHGLYDSTGPLLSSSLLPPASQDVNLELSPPEGAREPTSPRAEWQDRCPTRTQTNNKVANRKAAAPQTPPSPSVKETMAPNTKLTYVDRVVMEIIETERTYVRDLRSIVEDYLAHIIDVGTLPIRPEQVCALFGNIQDIYEFNSELLQYLDMCENDPVAVARCFVDKSEYFDIYTQYCTNYPNSVAALTECMRSKTLAKFFRDRQACLNLSLPLGSYLLKPVQRILKYHLLLQEIAKHSDPEEDGCEVVQDAIDTMTGVAWYINDMKRKHEHAVRLQEIQSLLINWKGPDLTTYGELVLEGSFHVHRAKNTRTLFLFHKMLLITKKRGEHYVYKNHISCSTLMLLDSAKDPLLFSVIHFKYPKQPHTVQAKTVEEKRVWAHHIKRLILENHHTIVPQKAKEAILEIDSISPWKSRYSPEGLKKAVSCHPQELPSGARPGRRRSEPSKQLKRTTKAILKHSDSTGDLLGGRLSLQPTAAVTALGSSPGEAEDERPSGKEDTKEPGLEGGDSENRSPSGIDPRASNLPCERGLEREQEDEREQEDVLLEDDQVADFASSMLAAISCWHFRARALLSTHFTTVSEEAPPLRSLAQQAERGGQGSKVTSQRSTPAASPPLPLRQPEAEPPESQEASREDEEEESDSSALQLDTSNSSTVTIGELSEEEGAGMGRIRPSCVDQASSARCPSSPSCVDQASSEHCPSSPSCVDQASSAHCPSSPSCVDQASSAHCPSSPSSSSLVPEDLISPACPSPPLGSSSVPSLSTDLHEKSGPGLTPAPGRTPVAPPEVERRSTLSKQDRLLIHKIRRYYEHAEHEDASFSIKRRESLSYIPRGLVRHLSSQLDSPQDALLPQRNASTHTRPTSWAVFDLPGLEPDSMHGSQNISRAPPGVEEFRPASEMLHVWQDMELEEKGTEGGKGRQTEETLSPPGPHRLQRNNQEEPLSILEESDGGSVSEEASSPSITPSPAREDRPGLDPCPGRPPWTRERVRLARAPLPRIISLRSGVEEDMILQDMEKMKNKVFKLARQYSQRIKNNRPVVRQRNREVESMGSSKNLSAVYEEKDQNRDRGKPKLMLSLTCYDQVIIQELPSPSPSQSLSFGASSRVTSPCPPLTTSPQTPAQAFHWPDISELRSLYTPTSRLGPGAGPPSPVTRSCLAPEDALGSCSDGFRSSWGSTDCSESCEGSTDSLRGTSDWPGTRLDMACEGGSPVGGQQPQDQPQLCRWSSVDSKPLHEMQNLPDPMRSCYVAGNLILPNEHKVIIVERVPGGRAGDGGMQGAEDGGMQGGEDGGCPEKEELEEVEGFHRAALDCTNTSMLTSGRKTQNRLVKNLRERFQSLNS; this is translated from the exons ATGCCAGagggctcctcctccaccatctctcTGGCCCCCATGGGAGAAG AATCACCTCAGCCATGcccgcccctccctctcagggACCATGAGCAGGAGTCGAGGGCCTTCTCAGGGTCCTACAGCCGGCTGTGTTCGGAGCTGTCAGAGGGCCAGGCCGAGCGTCCAGTGAGCCTGGTGTCCACACTGTCGTCCTGCTCATCCAGGGACAGCCACGGCCTGTACGACAGCACCGGCcccctgctgtcctcctctctcctgcccccggCCAGCCAGGACGTCAATCTGGAGCTGAGCCCACCAGAGGGGGCCAGGGAGCCTACCAGCCCCAGGGCAGAGTGGCAGGACCGCTGTCCAACCAGGACCCAGACAAACAACAAGGTGGCCAATAGGAAGGCCGCCGCACCCCAGACTCCGCCCTCACCCTCAGTCAAGGAAACCATGGCACCCAACACCAAGCTCACCTACGTGGACCGCGTCGTCATGGAGATCATCGAGACCGAGCGCACGTATGTCCGGGACCTGCGCAGCATCGTGGAG GACTACCTCGCTCACATCATCGATGTTGGCACTCTGCCCATCCGACCAGAGCAGGTGTGCGCCCTGTTTGGAAACATCCAGGATATCTATGAGTTTAACAG TGAGCTGCTACAGTATCTGGACATGTGTGAGAACGACCCTGTGGCTGTGGCCAGGTGCTTCGTAGACAAg AGCGAGTACTTTGACATCTACACACAGTACTGCACTAACTACCCCAA CTCAGTGGCAGCTCTGACAGAGTGCATGAGGAGCAAGACTCTGGCCAAGTTCTTCAGGGACAGACAGGCGTGTCTGAATCTGTCTCTCCCGCTGGGTTCATACCTCCTTAAACCTGTCCAGCGGATCCTCAAGTATCACTTGCTGCTGCAG GAGATCGCCAAGCACTCTGACCCAGAGGAGGACGGCTGCGAGGTGGTCCAGGATGCCATCGACACCATGACGGGCGTGGCCTGGTACATCAACGACATGAAGAGGAAACACGAGCATGCCGTCAGGCTGCAG gagatcCAGTCCCTGCTGATTAACTGGAAGGGTCCTGACCTCACCACGTACGGGGAGCTGGTGCTGGAGGGGAGCTTCCACGTCCACCGGGCCAAGAACACACGgaccctcttcctgttccacaaGATGCTCCTCATCACCAAGAAGAGGGGCGAGCACTACGTCTACAAGAACCACATCTCA tgCTCCACCCTGATGCTGCTGGACAGTGCCAAGGACCCTCTTCTGTTCAGCGTCATCCACTTCAAGTACCCCAAACAGCCCCACACCGTGCAG gccaAGACGGTGGAGGAGAAGCGTGTTTGGGCTCATCATATCAAGAGGCTCATCTTGGAGAACCACCACACCATTGTTCCTCAGAAG GCGAAAGAGGCCATCCTGGAAATTGACTCAATTT ctccGTGGAAGAGCCGCTACAGTCCTGAGGGACTGAAGAAGGCtgtctcctgccaccctcaagagcTACCCTCTGGAGCCCGGCCCGGACGCAGGagatcag AACCTTCCAAACAGCTTAAAAGGACAACGAAAG CCATTTTGAAG CACTCAGACAGCACAGGTGATCTCCTGGGGGGCAGgctctccctgcagcccacTGCTGCTGTCACAGCCCTGGGCAGCAGCCCAGGCGAGGCTGAGGATGAGAGGCCTAGTGGGAAGGAAGACACAAAGGAACCaggcctggaggggggggactcTGAGAATAGGAGTCCCTCTGGCATAGACCCCAGAGCAAGCAACTTGCCCTGTGAGAGGGGtctggagagggagcaggaggatgagagggagcaggaggatgtTCTTCTGGAGGATGACCAGGTAGCTGACTTTGCGAGCTCCATGCTGGCAGCGATCTCCTGCTGGCACTTTAGAGCCAGGGCTTTGCTTTCCACTCACTTCACAACG GTGTCTGAAGAAGCTCCGCCCCTTCGCAGCCTCGCTCAGCAGGCCGAGCGTGGAGGACAGGGTAGCAAGGTCACGTCTCAACGCTCCACCccggctgcctctcctcccctgcctctgagGCAGCCTGAAGCTGAACCCCCAGAGAGTCAGGAGGCATCTAgagaggacgaggaagaggagagcgaCTCTTCAGCTCTCCAGCTGGACACCAGCAACAGCAGCACCGTGACGATCGGAGAGCtctcagaggaggagggagccggGATGGGACGCATCCGGCCCTCCTGTGTGGACCAGGCCAGCTCCGCACGCTGTCCCAGCAGCCCCTCCTGTGTGGACCAGGCCAGCTCCGAACACTGTCCCAGCAGCCCCTCCTGTGTGGACCAGGCCAGCTCCGCACACTGTCCCAGCAGCCCCTCCTGTGTGGACCAGGCCAGCTCCGCACACTGTCCCAGCAGcccctccagctccagcctGGTCCCCGAGGACCTCATCTCCCCAgcctgcccctcacccccgcTGGGCAGCAGCAGTGTCCCCTCCCTCAGCACAGACCTCCATGAGAAGTCTGGACCTGGCCTGACGCCAGCTCCTGGAAGGACCCCTGTTGCCCCGCCGGAGGTGGAACGGCGCTCCACTCTCTCCAAACAGGACCGGCTGCTCATCCACAAGATCAGGAGGTACTACGAACACGCCGAGCACGAGGACGCCAGCTTCAGCATCAAGCGCAGGGAGAGTCTGTCCTACATCCCCCGGGGCCTGGTGAGACACCTGAGCAGCCAGCTGGACAGCCCCCAGGACGCCCTGCTCCCGCAGAGGAACGCCTCCACTCACACCCGGCCCACATCCTGGGCTGTGTTTGACCTGCCGGGCCTGGAGCCAGACAGCATGCACGGCTCTCAGAACATCAGCCGTGCTCCTCCTGGTGTGGAGGAGTTCAGGCCGGCCTCTGAGATGCTCCATGTGTGGCAAGacatggagctggaggagaaggggacggAGGGTGGGAAGGGCCGGCAGACTGAGGAGACCCTGTCCCCTCCTGGTCCCCACCGGCTCCAGAGGAACAACCAGGAGGAACCTCTGAGTATCCTGGAGGAATCGGACGGAGGCTCAGTCTCAGAGGAGGCCTCCTCTCCGTCCATCACACCCTCCCCAGCCAGGGAGGACCGCCCTGGGCTCGACCCGTGCCCAGGCAGGCCCCCCTGGaccagggagagggtgaggctgGCCCGGGCTCCTCTGCCCAGGATCATCAGCCTCCGGTCGGGCGTGGAAGAGGACATGATCCTGCAAGACATGGAGAAGATGAAGAACAAGGTGTTCAAGCTGGCTCGACAGTACAGCCAGCGCATCAAGAACAACAGGCCAGTGGTGAggcagaggaacagggaggtggagagcaTGGGCTCCTCCAAAAACCTGTCTGCCGTCTACGAGGAGAAGGACCAAAACAGAGACAGGG GTAAACCTAAGCTGATGCTGTCACTGACCTGCTATGACCAGGTCATCATCCAGGAGCTTCCTTCTCCCAGCCCATCCCAGTCCCTCAGTTTCGGTGCTAGCTCTCGTGTCACGTCCCCCTGCCCACCCCTAACCACCAGCCCCCAGACCCCAGCGCAGGCCTTCCACTGGCCTGACATCAGCGAGCTGCGCTCCCTCtacacccccacctccaggcTGGGTCCTGGGGCTGGGCCCCCCTCCCCGGTCACCCGAAGCTGCCTGGCTCCAGAGGACGCGCTGGGGAGCTGCAGCGATGGGTTCAGGTCCTCCTGGGGATCCACTGACTGCTCTGAGAGCTGTGAAGGCTCCACAGATTCCCTCAGAGGGACGTCCGACTGGCCAGGCACCAGGCTGGACATGGCCTGTGAGGGGGGGAGTCCTGTCGGGGGACAACAGCCCCAGGACCAGCCTCAACTTTGCAGGTGGAGCTCTGTGGACTCCAAGCCACTCCATGAGATGCAGAATCTTCCGGACCCCATGAGAAGCTGTTATGTAGCTGGCAATCTCATCCTTCCCAACGAACACAAGGTGATCATAGTGGAGAGGGTTCCTGGGGGAagagcaggagatggagggatgcagggagcagaagatggagggatgcagggaggagaagatggagggtgTCCAGAGAAGGAGGAGCTTGAGGAGGTGGAAGGCTTCCACAGGGCAGCGCTGGACTGCACCAACACGTCCATGTTGACTTCAGGGAGGAAGACACAGAACCGTCTGGTGAAGAACTTACGAGAGAGGTTCCAGAGTTTGAACTCCTAA